One Methanobacterium sp. genomic region harbors:
- a CDS encoding radical SAM protein has protein sequence MKESKFAHITKVHPCFNEKMHDKVGRIHVPIAPKCNIQCNFCTRDINKCEVRPGVASRVMTVDDAIEHVRKVTGEMPISVVGVAGPGDALFNDETFEFFKRAGKEFPELIKCMSTNGLLLPDKADLIAELGINSVTVTVNAVDPEIGKEIYSGVFYDGKMYKGEEAFKILSKNQLEGIEKLAKKDVVVKVNAVLIPGLNDEHIIDIAKEVKKRGASLMNVIPLIPLNKFKDYEKPGCAQISQVRDAIEEIIPVFRACTQCRADAYGVPGKEDKHLDMTPASHY, from the coding sequence ATGAAAGAAAGTAAGTTTGCCCATATAACAAAAGTGCACCCCTGCTTTAATGAAAAAATGCACGATAAAGTTGGAAGAATTCACGTTCCAATTGCACCAAAATGTAATATTCAATGTAATTTCTGTACAAGGGACATCAACAAATGTGAAGTCCGTCCAGGAGTTGCTTCAAGAGTCATGACTGTCGATGATGCAATAGAACATGTCAGGAAAGTTACAGGTGAGATGCCAATTTCTGTGGTGGGTGTTGCAGGCCCTGGAGATGCCCTATTTAACGATGAAACATTTGAATTCTTTAAACGTGCAGGCAAGGAGTTTCCTGAACTTATAAAATGTATGAGTACAAACGGACTTCTTTTACCAGATAAAGCCGATCTAATTGCCGAATTAGGTATAAATTCAGTGACAGTCACCGTAAATGCAGTTGATCCTGAAATAGGAAAAGAAATTTACAGCGGAGTTTTCTATGACGGTAAAATGTACAAGGGAGAAGAAGCATTTAAAATACTCTCCAAAAACCAGCTTGAAGGCATAGAAAAACTTGCAAAAAAAGATGTAGTGGTAAAAGTTAACGCTGTACTGATTCCAGGATTAAACGACGAGCATATAATTGATATTGCAAAAGAAGTCAAAAAACGAGGGGCTTCTTTAATGAATGTAATCCCTCTCATACCACTTAACAAATTCAAAGATTACGAAAAACCAGGATGCGCACAAATAAGTCAGGTAAGAGATGCTATTGAAGAAATAATACCTGTATTTAGAGCATGTACCCAATGTAGAGCAGATGCATACGGAGTTCCTGGTAAAGAAGACAAACACCTGGATATGACTCCAGCAAGCCACTATTAA
- the mtnA gene encoding S-methyl-5-thioribose-1-phosphate isomerase, producing the protein MKTMFWEDNQLVLIDQTKLPHELVYYHCKTYKDVIHAIKTMKVRGAPAIGVAAAFGMALAELEGVDLENAGEEIKAARPTAVNLFWAVDRVLKSDNALEEALKMYDEDIETNKAIGKHGAEVVDDGDTILTHCNAGALACVDYGTALGVIRAAFEEGKKIKVICDETRPFCQGAKLSVFEMQQENIPVKLIVDNAAARMMQTGKVNKVVVGADRVAKGGIANKIGTLMVALAAKRFDVPFYVAAPKSTFDFENSIYDTKIEERDPNEVLYFGECRVAPEGTEVENPSFDIVPSDLITGIITEEGILEPF; encoded by the coding sequence ATGAAAACAATGTTCTGGGAAGATAATCAACTTGTACTCATTGATCAAACTAAATTACCTCATGAACTGGTTTATTACCACTGCAAAACTTATAAAGATGTAATTCACGCCATTAAAACCATGAAAGTACGCGGTGCCCCTGCAATAGGAGTTGCTGCAGCCTTTGGAATGGCACTTGCAGAATTAGAAGGTGTTGACCTCGAAAATGCAGGAGAAGAAATCAAAGCTGCGCGTCCAACAGCAGTAAATCTTTTCTGGGCAGTTGACAGAGTGCTTAAATCAGATAATGCACTTGAAGAAGCTTTAAAAATGTACGATGAAGACATCGAAACAAATAAAGCCATTGGAAAACACGGCGCAGAAGTAGTAGATGATGGAGACACAATTTTAACCCATTGTAATGCAGGAGCTCTTGCCTGTGTAGATTATGGGACTGCTTTAGGAGTTATAAGGGCTGCATTTGAAGAAGGAAAGAAAATTAAAGTCATATGTGATGAAACCCGGCCTTTCTGCCAGGGCGCAAAGTTAAGCGTCTTTGAGATGCAGCAGGAAAATATTCCAGTGAAGTTAATCGTGGACAACGCTGCAGCAAGGATGATGCAGACAGGAAAAGTAAATAAAGTAGTTGTTGGTGCAGATAGAGTTGCAAAAGGTGGAATAGCCAATAAAATAGGTACTTTGATGGTTGCTCTTGCTGCAAAACGGTTTGATGTGCCATTTTACGTCGCAGCCCCTAAAAGTACATTCGATTTTGAAAATTCAATATATGATACTAAAATAGAAGAAAGAGACCCTAATGAAGTCCTTTACTTTGGCGAATGTAGAGTTGCACCTGAAGGAACTGAAGTTGAAAATCCCTCATTTGATATTGTGCCCAGTGACTTGATTACAGGCATAATTACTGAAGAAGGTATTTTGGAGCCTTTTTAA
- a CDS encoding methanogenesis marker 15 protein, translating into MVKIAQLSCGTEYSGIQKEIEKAAATFDAEIVIPEADLDYIDEAYEKFGFAAASSGIKLMIARAMSLVEGKSTADAVFIATCFRCAEGALVRNELRRLIQENTNLPVVTYSFTEKTKADELFIRMEALTTIVARKSLLAREKQDGLTIGIDSGSTTTKVTLMENNKIIGTGWLPTTDVIQSAEDGMKSAFEGTGYKLDDVDGMGVTGYGRLTIGKHYNAALIQEELSVNSKGAVYLADSQKGEATVLDIGGMDNKVITVNNGIPDNFTMGGICAGASGRFLEITSRRLGVDISELGALALKGNYKNVLLNSYCMVFGIQDLVTSLAAGGTKEDVAAAACYSVAEQVYEQQLQEIDVREPLIQVGGTSLVEGLVEAVSTVLGGIKVIVPENSQYIGAVGAALLVSGLGKK; encoded by the coding sequence ATGGTTAAGATAGCCCAATTATCCTGCGGAACAGAATACAGTGGTATTCAAAAGGAAATAGAAAAAGCTGCCGCGACTTTTGACGCGGAAATTGTTATTCCTGAGGCAGATTTAGATTACATTGATGAAGCTTATGAAAAATTCGGGTTTGCCGCTGCAAGTAGCGGTATCAAGCTTATGATAGCAAGGGCAATGTCCCTGGTTGAAGGAAAATCAACCGCAGATGCCGTATTCATTGCAACCTGTTTTAGATGTGCAGAGGGTGCACTGGTTAGAAATGAACTGAGGAGGCTTATACAGGAGAATACTAACTTACCTGTTGTGACCTACTCATTTACAGAAAAAACCAAAGCTGACGAGCTTTTCATAAGAATGGAAGCACTGACAACAATTGTTGCCAGAAAAAGCCTCCTTGCACGTGAAAAACAGGACGGTCTCACAATTGGGATAGATTCTGGTTCAACCACCACAAAAGTTACTTTAATGGAAAACAACAAGATAATAGGAACAGGATGGCTCCCAACAACCGATGTTATCCAGTCTGCAGAAGATGGGATGAAAAGCGCCTTTGAGGGAACTGGATATAAATTAGACGATGTCGACGGTATGGGTGTAACTGGATATGGAAGGCTGACCATAGGAAAACACTACAATGCTGCATTAATCCAGGAAGAACTCAGTGTAAACTCAAAAGGAGCTGTTTACCTTGCAGACAGTCAAAAAGGTGAAGCTACTGTGTTAGACATTGGTGGTATGGACAACAAGGTTATAACTGTTAACAACGGAATTCCAGATAACTTCACCATGGGGGGAATCTGTGCCGGAGCATCAGGACGGTTCCTGGAAATAACTTCACGAAGATTGGGAGTGGATATAAGTGAACTTGGAGCACTGGCTTTAAAAGGAAATTACAAGAATGTTCTTTTAAACAGTTACTGTATGGTATTCGGTATTCAGGATCTGGTTACTTCACTTGCTGCAGGAGGTACCAAAGAAGACGTGGCAGCCGCTGCGTGTTACTCTGTAGCAGAACAAGTTTATGAACAGCAGCTCCAGGAAATTGATGTTCGTGAGCCCCTGATTCAGGTAGGAGGAACATCACTTGTAGAAGGCCTTGTAGAAGCTGTAAGTACAGTTCTTGGCGGTATCAAAGTTATTGTGCCAGAAAATTCACAATACATCGGTGCAGTTGGTGCTGCGCTTCTAGTATCAGGTTTAGGGAAAAAGTAG
- a CDS encoding methanogenesis marker 17 protein: MIVESYDENGAKVYEMVIRQTLQDLQVSRAIKDMKVFADPREPVFIIVVEYEKAASPLTIDDLAEYEYKKDENNLYIRVKDETYLPELLQKLWEIEGRENIQQPSRYEIIISNPKAKVEGIIIHDPQEDLKKKVYDAIFRIIPEGFRVIDHLSEGNVIAMVCSDEIIKDEWIKKRDEMIKKLK, encoded by the coding sequence ATGATAGTTGAATCTTACGATGAAAACGGTGCAAAAGTCTATGAAATGGTTATAAGACAGACATTACAAGATCTCCAGGTTTCAAGAGCAATTAAAGATATGAAAGTGTTTGCAGACCCAAGAGAGCCTGTATTTATCATTGTAGTCGAATATGAAAAAGCTGCATCTCCCCTTACAATTGACGATCTTGCAGAGTATGAATATAAAAAAGATGAAAACAACTTATACATAAGGGTTAAAGATGAAACTTACCTTCCAGAGTTACTTCAAAAATTATGGGAAATTGAAGGAAGGGAAAATATACAACAGCCCAGCAGATATGAGATTATAATAAGCAATCCTAAAGCCAAAGTGGAAGGAATTATTATCCACGACCCCCAAGAGGACTTAAAAAAAAAGGTATATGATGCCATATTCAGAATAATACCTGAAGGCTTTAGGGTTATAGACCATTTATCAGAAGGTAATGTTATTGCAATGGTCTGTTCTGATGAAATTATTAAAGACGAATGGATCAAAAAGCGAGATGAGATGATTAAAAAACTTAAATAA
- a CDS encoding zinc ribbon domain-containing protein, with protein MFCKDCGTQNPDDAKYCSSCGERLTSPLGEQMTQSPTPIKEVKSNYNKWIRALGFILGALLLSGSLSSGWPYYFQSGIQLVLICEVFITLMSIFLILLVSFPEYMNDKLGHWIDIESKYVVIVAIMILLLFLVAGIEPEPFGGWWNYNGTL; from the coding sequence ATGTTTTGTAAGGACTGCGGAACTCAAAACCCAGATGATGCTAAATACTGTTCAAGTTGCGGTGAAAGATTAACATCGCCACTGGGAGAACAGATGACTCAATCACCGACTCCTATTAAAGAAGTTAAAAGTAACTATAATAAGTGGATACGTGCTTTAGGCTTTATTTTAGGTGCTTTATTGTTATCAGGTTCTTTATCCTCAGGATGGCCCTACTATTTTCAATCGGGAATACAATTAGTTCTTATCTGTGAAGTCTTCATAACTTTAATGTCTATATTCTTGATTTTGTTAGTATCATTTCCTGAGTATATGAATGACAAATTAGGGCATTGGATTGACATAGAAAGTAAATATGTTGTAATAGTGGCTATTATGATACTGCTGTTGTTTCTAGTTGCAGGAATTGAACCAGAACCTTTTGGTGGCTGGTGGAACTACAATGGAACTTTGTAA
- a CDS encoding class I SAM-dependent methyltransferase family protein yields MIGLKIPKDMANDVRKILLNHSLLNLDARIKREDDFVILPLNEKPDQDMQELIGQKCEIIETAFEMQKRGPLSLKDYLKGKIDDKTIDEIRGSFDIIGDVVILEIPDDLEDYKELIGEAALKFTKRKAIFRKTSEIKGIIRTRELEHIAGEDISETVHQEFGCRLMLDVRNVYFSPRLATERKRVADSVKDGEVIVDMFAGVAPFPVLIAKNHDVTVYAIDINPEAYKYAEKNIELNRVQDKVIPILGDVREVLENKDIKADMIIMNLPGSAYEFLDTAVQHIKPGGIIHYYEFSESFEKPIARLKEAAYPRKVEILDKRKVRSRSPGKWHMGIDARVF; encoded by the coding sequence ATGATAGGTCTAAAAATTCCCAAAGATATGGCAAATGATGTGCGCAAAATTTTATTGAATCATTCACTACTGAATCTTGACGCTAGAATAAAACGTGAAGATGATTTTGTTATACTTCCCCTTAATGAAAAGCCAGATCAAGATATGCAGGAGCTAATTGGACAAAAATGTGAAATAATAGAAACTGCATTTGAAATGCAAAAAAGAGGCCCCCTGAGCCTTAAAGATTATCTAAAGGGTAAAATTGATGATAAGACGATTGATGAAATAAGGGGATCATTTGATATAATTGGTGACGTTGTTATTTTAGAGATACCTGATGATCTGGAAGATTATAAAGAGCTAATTGGGGAAGCTGCACTAAAATTTACAAAAAGAAAAGCGATTTTTAGAAAAACAAGCGAAATTAAAGGAATTATAAGGACAAGGGAACTGGAACATATTGCTGGAGAAGATATATCTGAAACTGTTCACCAGGAATTTGGATGCAGGCTAATGCTTGATGTTAGAAATGTATATTTCAGCCCTCGACTGGCAACTGAGAGAAAAAGAGTGGCGGACAGCGTAAAAGACGGCGAAGTGATCGTGGATATGTTTGCTGGAGTTGCCCCGTTTCCTGTGCTCATTGCAAAAAATCATGATGTGACTGTTTATGCGATTGACATTAACCCTGAAGCCTATAAATATGCAGAGAAAAATATTGAGCTTAATAGAGTCCAGGATAAAGTAATCCCAATCTTAGGGGATGTCAGGGAAGTTCTGGAAAATAAAGACATTAAAGCAGATATGATAATCATGAATCTCCCGGGAAGTGCATATGAATTTCTGGACACTGCGGTGCAGCATATAAAACCTGGAGGGATCATTCACTACTACGAGTTTTCTGAAAGTTTTGAAAAACCCATTGCGAGACTTAAAGAGGCTGCTTACCCTAGGAAAGTTGAAATTCTCGATAAACGTAAAGTTCGCTCCAGAAGCCCCGGTAAATGGCATATGGGTATCGATGCCCGAGTTTTTTGA
- the dph5 gene encoding diphthine synthase: protein MLYFIGLGLYDEKDISLKGIEALRKADVVYAEFYTANLFGTTLDALKFMIGKDIVVLKRSEVEEENIILESAKDKNVGFLTAGDPLIATTHTDLMIEAKKRNIETTVIHASSILSAAPGLAGLQAYKFGKVTTVPFSDKNFFPHSPYTAIKANMEFNAHTLVLLDIRADENRYMTVNEGLEYLLKVEEERKEGAITEDTIAVGIARAGSDKPFVRADKIKNLIKEDFGGPLHCMIIPGDLHFMEAEYLVKICGAPEEVLDNQ, encoded by the coding sequence ATGCTTTATTTTATTGGTTTAGGACTTTATGATGAAAAAGACATTTCATTAAAGGGAATTGAAGCTTTGAGGAAAGCTGATGTTGTATATGCTGAATTTTACACTGCAAATCTTTTTGGAACAACATTAGATGCATTAAAATTCATGATAGGAAAAGATATAGTTGTTTTGAAGCGAAGTGAAGTTGAAGAAGAAAATATCATTTTAGAATCTGCAAAGGATAAAAATGTTGGATTTTTAACTGCAGGAGATCCCCTAATTGCAACTACACACACAGATTTGATGATTGAAGCTAAAAAAAGAAACATTGAAACCACAGTTATTCATGCATCTTCCATTTTATCTGCTGCTCCAGGGCTTGCAGGACTCCAAGCTTATAAATTCGGGAAGGTAACCACCGTGCCATTTTCAGATAAAAATTTTTTCCCTCATTCACCGTATACTGCCATAAAAGCCAATATGGAATTTAATGCCCATACACTGGTACTTTTAGATATCAGGGCTGATGAAAACAGATATATGACTGTAAATGAAGGTTTAGAATATCTCTTAAAAGTTGAAGAAGAAAGAAAAGAAGGAGCTATAACCGAAGATACTATAGCAGTAGGAATTGCAAGGGCAGGGTCAGACAAACCATTTGTACGTGCAGATAAAATTAAAAATTTAATTAAAGAGGACTTCGGCGGGCCTCTCCACTGTATGATCATACCTGGAGACCTTCATTTTATGGAAGCAGAGTATTTAGTAAAGATTTGCGGGGCGCCTGAGGAGGTTCTGGATAACCAGTAA